One genomic window of Streptomyces sp. WP-1 includes the following:
- a CDS encoding threonine/serine dehydratase: protein MSTTEVGAATGTAGPWTGAVRPVSAAAAPGRADLLAAASRIAPYIVQTPLLRGPVTAAHGTGLLLKAEHLQLGGSFKMRGAANAVLALGADRVVTGSSGNHGIALARIARTLGIRLTVVLAAGAMPSKAAAIRALGAETVQVGGGVAEREERARALAAEQGAVLVPSSDHPLVVAGQGTVGLELLAAAPGTETVYVPTGGGGLLAGLCLAAADHPVRVVGVEPALTPRYARSLAAGHPVRLPPCATVADGLRGQSPGAVPYPIIRNRVDELIAVGDAEILAATALLHRLGVDAEPSGAVALAGALRAGRGERAVAIVSGGNTPARLHTPHHSHTGTSTGTTSTVHI, encoded by the coding sequence ATGAGCACGACGGAGGTGGGGGCGGCCACGGGTACGGCCGGACCCTGGACCGGCGCCGTCCGGCCGGTGTCCGCCGCCGCGGCGCCGGGCAGGGCCGACCTCCTGGCCGCCGCCTCCCGCATCGCGCCGTACATCGTCCAAACCCCCCTGCTGCGCGGCCCGGTGACCGCCGCGCACGGGACGGGGCTGCTGCTGAAGGCCGAACACCTCCAGCTCGGCGGCTCGTTCAAGATGCGCGGCGCCGCCAACGCCGTCCTCGCGCTCGGCGCCGACCGGGTCGTCACCGGCTCCTCCGGGAACCACGGCATCGCCCTCGCCCGGATCGCCCGGACGCTCGGCATCCGGCTGACCGTCGTCCTCGCGGCGGGCGCGATGCCGTCGAAGGCCGCCGCCATCCGCGCGCTCGGCGCCGAGACCGTGCAGGTGGGCGGGGGAGTGGCGGAACGGGAGGAACGGGCCCGCGCCCTCGCGGCCGAGCAGGGAGCCGTCCTCGTCCCGTCCTCCGACCACCCCCTGGTCGTCGCCGGACAGGGCACCGTCGGCCTCGAACTCCTGGCCGCCGCGCCCGGCACGGAGACGGTGTACGTCCCCACCGGCGGCGGCGGACTCCTCGCGGGCCTGTGCCTGGCCGCCGCGGACCACCCGGTCCGGGTGGTCGGCGTCGAACCCGCCCTCACCCCGCGCTACGCCCGCTCCCTGGCCGCCGGCCACCCGGTCCGCCTTCCGCCCTGCGCCACCGTCGCGGACGGACTGCGCGGCCAGAGCCCCGGAGCCGTCCCCTACCCCATCATCCGCAACCGCGTCGACGAACTGATCGCCGTCGGCGACGCGGAGATCCTCGCCGCCACCGCCCTGCTGCACCGCCTCGGCGTCGACGCCGAACCCAGCGGAGCCGTCGCCCTGGCCGGCGCCCTGCGCGCCGGGCGCGGCGAACGCGCCGTGGCCATCGTCTCGGGCGGCAACACCCCCGCCCGGCTGCACACCCCGCACCACAGCCACACCGGCACCAGTACCGGCACCACCAGCACCGTCCACATCTGA
- a CDS encoding lantibiotic dehydratase, whose amino-acid sequence MTEDLVPSLGRWRLWEQFALRGAGFPADGVLRLAPPGLAEAADKFGAGEPLDGPEWTGFARLFTEAAVETAHTLQDIARSPAFREAVAWQNRPVLTSGIAPFLRWTPTADSRSSMPRQREELVAHYWQRFCVKNDTIGFFGPVGWGRWDSGTRTADVDPGTGLIAKSNVYWASWGVDALAKTLDADPALREWTAPRRVPFLVLDGDRVRVPGRRPLTVPAETAAVLARCDGARPARTIAAELPDTDVPAVLADLVARRWVVWRLEIPADTHPDRALRAWLETVGAPGPRRRGLAALDRLERGRAAVAAATDVDSLVQALTALEQDFTDLTDTAAVREKSASTAPCRSLVYSDTRRSATARLGPGMLEALYPLRLLMDSAAWLTSELAATVRKEIRIVHDRLAAEGPVDLASFWFACLPVLHGAARAKSAELQGEFAARWGNILAVPEGARRVAVSTADIESAVRERFASGGDGWTAARYLSPDVLIAAEGTEAIERGDFTLVLGELHMASNTLGASLFTYQHPDIAELHALTDRDHPGPRLMPLIPKEHRARLSARVRHTLVRPQDHQVALADFTADPARTIRSADATVRNRDGDLVVRLPDGSVFPALDVFSHVLTTLSMDLFQLLPRADHTPRVTLDRMVVARETWRLPAAHASFADEKDEARRFVAARQWRAELGLPRYVFVVSPTESRPFYVDFDSPVYLTILAKALRRLARKDPSATVTLTEMLPTPEQSWLTDDQDRRYTSELRFVAFDTTAPR is encoded by the coding sequence ATGACCGAAGATCTCGTGCCGTCCCTCGGCCGTTGGCGGCTGTGGGAGCAGTTCGCCCTGCGCGGGGCGGGCTTCCCCGCCGACGGCGTGCTGCGCCTCGCCCCGCCCGGACTGGCCGAGGCGGCCGACAAGTTCGGCGCCGGCGAACCGCTCGACGGCCCCGAGTGGACCGGCTTCGCCCGCCTCTTCACGGAGGCGGCCGTGGAGACCGCGCACACCTTGCAGGACATCGCCCGGTCGCCGGCCTTCCGGGAGGCGGTGGCCTGGCAGAACCGGCCGGTGCTCACCTCCGGCATCGCCCCGTTCCTGCGCTGGACCCCGACGGCGGACAGCCGCAGCAGCATGCCGCGCCAGCGCGAGGAACTGGTCGCGCACTACTGGCAGCGGTTCTGCGTGAAGAACGACACCATCGGCTTCTTCGGACCGGTCGGCTGGGGCCGCTGGGACTCCGGCACCCGGACGGCCGACGTGGACCCCGGAACCGGCCTGATCGCGAAATCCAATGTCTACTGGGCGAGTTGGGGGGTCGACGCGCTCGCGAAGACGCTGGACGCCGACCCCGCCCTGCGCGAGTGGACCGCCCCCCGCCGCGTGCCCTTCCTCGTGCTGGACGGCGACCGGGTCCGCGTCCCCGGACGGCGCCCCCTCACCGTGCCCGCCGAGACGGCGGCCGTCCTCGCCCGCTGCGACGGCGCCCGCCCGGCCCGGACGATCGCCGCCGAACTCCCGGACACCGACGTCCCCGCCGTGCTGGCCGACCTGGTGGCCCGCCGCTGGGTGGTCTGGCGCCTGGAGATACCCGCCGACACCCACCCCGACCGCGCCCTGCGCGCCTGGCTGGAGACCGTCGGCGCGCCCGGACCCCGCCGCCGCGGCCTGGCGGCGCTGGACCGGCTGGAACGAGGCCGCGCCGCCGTGGCGGCGGCCACCGACGTGGACTCCCTCGTCCAGGCCCTCACCGCCCTCGAACAGGACTTCACCGACCTCACCGACACGGCCGCCGTACGGGAGAAGTCCGCGTCGACCGCGCCCTGCCGCTCGCTGGTCTACTCCGACACCCGCCGCTCCGCCACCGCCCGCCTCGGCCCCGGCATGCTCGAAGCCCTGTACCCGCTCAGGCTGTTGATGGACAGCGCGGCCTGGCTCACCTCCGAACTCGCCGCCACCGTCCGCAAGGAGATCCGGATCGTCCACGACCGCCTGGCCGCCGAGGGCCCGGTCGACCTCGCCTCCTTCTGGTTCGCGTGCCTCCCGGTACTGCACGGCGCCGCCCGCGCCAAGTCGGCCGAGCTGCAAGGGGAGTTCGCCGCCCGCTGGGGGAACATCCTGGCCGTACCGGAGGGCGCCCGCCGGGTGGCCGTGTCGACCGCCGACATCGAGTCGGCGGTCCGGGAGCGGTTCGCGTCCGGCGGCGACGGCTGGACGGCGGCCCGCTATCTGAGCCCGGACGTCCTGATCGCGGCCGAGGGCACGGAGGCGATCGAGCGCGGCGACTTCACCCTGGTCCTGGGCGAACTCCACATGGCGTCCAACACGTTGGGCGCCTCCCTGTTCACCTACCAGCACCCGGACATCGCCGAACTCCACGCCCTGACCGACCGCGACCACCCCGGCCCCCGTCTGATGCCCCTGATACCCAAGGAGCACCGCGCCCGTCTGTCGGCCCGGGTCCGCCACACCCTCGTACGGCCCCAGGACCACCAGGTGGCCCTCGCCGACTTCACCGCGGATCCCGCGCGGACGATCCGCAGCGCCGACGCGACCGTGCGGAACCGGGACGGTGACCTCGTCGTCCGCCTCCCGGACGGCTCCGTGTTCCCCGCGCTGGACGTCTTCTCGCACGTCCTGACCACCCTGTCGATGGACCTCTTCCAGCTCCTGCCCCGGGCCGACCACACCCCTCGGGTCACCCTGGACCGGATGGTGGTGGCCCGCGAGACCTGGCGCCTGCCGGCCGCGCACGCGTCCTTCGCCGACGAGAAGGACGAGGCCCGCCGCTTCGTGGCCGCCCGCCAATGGCGCGCCGAACTCGGCCTGCCCCGCTACGTCTTCGTCGTCTCCCCGACCGAATCCCGCCCGTTCTACGTCGACTTCGACAGCCCCGTCTACCTCACCATCCTCGCCAAGGCGCTGCGCCGCCTCGCCCGCAAGGACCCCTCCGCGACCGTCACCCTCACCGAGATGCTCCCCACCCCCGAACAGAGCTGGCTCACCGACGACCAGGACCGCCGCTACACCTCCGAACTCCGCTTCGTGGCCTTCGACACCACGGCGCCGCGCTGA
- a CDS encoding acyl carrier protein: MTPNAATAAPVATPAVTVDLLVDIFRDVLRLPDLTAETDFYEAGGDSLTAFQITGRLQEILGADVPVSLVFAYPTPLELAEVVEADYGTA; the protein is encoded by the coding sequence ATGACCCCGAACGCCGCCACCGCCGCCCCCGTCGCCACCCCCGCCGTCACCGTCGACCTGCTGGTCGACATCTTCCGGGACGTGCTGCGCCTGCCCGACCTCACCGCCGAGACCGACTTCTACGAGGCCGGCGGCGACTCGCTCACCGCGTTCCAGATCACCGGCCGCCTCCAGGAGATCCTCGGCGCCGACGTCCCGGTCTCCCTGGTCTTCGCCTACCCGACGCCGCTGGAGCTGGCCGAGGTCGTCGAGGCCGACTACGGCACCGCCTGA